A stretch of the Actinomyces qiguomingii genome encodes the following:
- a CDS encoding shikimate kinase, whose protein sequence is MKSSGVVLIGVPGAGCSSVGRALAQATGAMLVDVGQETARVLGTSADIALVAVGEERYRRAETATALAAIDRALGEGAVVALGSGCLGDSEIRSALKRAETDGARLVHLTAAARRLATRNGLDAPRSVALGNVHQAFIHMLRQREEACADVSAVVVDTTETTPAQAAAAILDRNDLDRVTGHAIK, encoded by the coding sequence GTGAAATCCTCCGGGGTGGTGCTGATCGGTGTTCCCGGTGCGGGCTGTTCCAGTGTTGGCCGGGCCCTGGCGCAGGCCACCGGGGCGATGCTGGTGGACGTCGGACAGGAGACGGCCAGAGTGCTGGGAACCTCTGCGGACATTGCCCTGGTAGCTGTTGGGGAGGAGCGCTACCGGCGCGCCGAGACGGCCACCGCCCTGGCGGCCATAGACCGGGCCCTCGGGGAAGGTGCCGTTGTGGCCCTCGGATCCGGTTGCCTGGGCGACTCGGAGATACGCAGTGCCCTGAAGCGGGCCGAGACCGACGGCGCGCGCCTGGTCCATCTGACGGCCGCCGCGCGACGCCTGGCCACCCGCAATGGCCTGGACGCCCCCCGGTCGGTGGCCCTGGGCAATGTCCACCAGGCCTTCATACACATGCTGCGCCAGCGCGAGGAGGCGTGCGCGGACGTGAGCGCCGTCGTCGTCGACACCACCGAGACCACCCCCGCCCAGGCCGCCGCCGCGATACTAGACCGGAACGACCTCGACCGGGTGACCGGTCACGCCATAAAGTGA
- the aroB gene encoding 3-dehydroquinate synthase — MVRTDTVVNADQLPLILVGLPGSGKTTVARLLATALGVQVTDTDAEIRRRARMTIPEIFATEGEDGFRERESRALRAVLSGEAAAQGVVALGGGAVLREENRRLLRGRIVVHLVATPATAAAHVGDGAGRPLIGRACTTADSDATAAARDDVAIDVLARMETLHAERAELYRQVATISVPTDGLTPEQVAALVLVSLGAAPSQAAAALAPVCATDRAPRQAATRPRHEDGITRITVPASTAARPYDVVIGSGLTEAVTRAVLEAPGAGGGGVALVHAQALAGVAADYATALNRAGLRVSRIEVPDGESAKKATVLNEIWEQLGALRMGRDGCLVGVGGGAATDLAGFAAATWLRGVPVVQVPTSLLAMVDAAVGGKTGIDTDSGKNLVGAFHPPAAVIADLGHLVTLPAPELRAGMGEVVKCGFIADPVILDRVLAEPIPPTAHSPGICELVTRSVAVKACVVGEDLAESGLREILNYGHTYAHAIEKVTGYTWRHGEAVAVGCVFAAEVSHRLGYLDAEALALHRRAFSAAGLPVAFPEGADAFQALHAAMTADKKARAGRLRMVLLEDITKPVRGVRPSLEVLRAAHEAVTAAPKGDSVPGGPE, encoded by the coding sequence ATGGTACGAACCGACACCGTCGTCAACGCCGACCAGTTGCCGCTCATACTGGTCGGGCTGCCCGGATCCGGCAAGACCACGGTGGCCCGCCTACTGGCAACCGCCTTGGGAGTGCAGGTCACCGACACGGATGCGGAGATCCGTCGTCGCGCCCGCATGACTATTCCCGAGATCTTCGCGACCGAGGGGGAGGACGGTTTCCGGGAACGGGAGTCCCGCGCCCTGCGGGCGGTGCTCAGCGGCGAGGCCGCCGCCCAGGGGGTGGTGGCGCTCGGAGGCGGAGCCGTGCTGCGGGAGGAGAACCGCCGTCTGCTGCGCGGCCGCATAGTCGTGCATCTGGTGGCCACCCCCGCCACCGCGGCCGCCCATGTGGGTGACGGCGCAGGCCGCCCGCTGATCGGTCGTGCCTGCACCACCGCCGACTCCGATGCCACCGCGGCCGCCCGAGACGACGTAGCCATCGATGTGCTTGCCCGCATGGAGACCCTGCACGCCGAGCGCGCCGAGTTATATCGGCAGGTTGCCACCATCTCCGTTCCCACCGACGGACTCACCCCGGAGCAGGTGGCCGCGCTGGTGCTGGTCTCCCTGGGTGCGGCTCCGTCTCAGGCCGCAGCCGCACTGGCACCCGTTTGCGCCACCGACCGTGCCCCTCGGCAGGCCGCAACCCGGCCGCGGCACGAGGACGGCATCACCCGGATCACCGTTCCGGCCAGCACCGCGGCGCGCCCCTATGACGTGGTTATCGGATCGGGCCTGACCGAAGCCGTCACCCGCGCCGTCCTGGAGGCGCCCGGTGCGGGGGGCGGCGGGGTGGCACTGGTGCATGCCCAGGCCCTGGCCGGGGTCGCCGCCGACTATGCGACCGCCCTGAATAGGGCAGGTCTACGGGTGAGCCGTATTGAGGTACCGGATGGGGAGAGCGCCAAGAAGGCCACCGTACTGAACGAGATCTGGGAGCAGTTGGGTGCCTTACGCATGGGACGGGACGGCTGCCTGGTCGGCGTCGGAGGCGGGGCTGCCACCGACCTGGCGGGATTCGCCGCGGCCACCTGGCTGCGTGGCGTGCCGGTCGTGCAGGTGCCCACCAGCCTGCTGGCGATGGTGGATGCCGCCGTTGGGGGCAAGACCGGCATAGACACCGACTCCGGCAAGAACCTGGTTGGCGCCTTTCACCCTCCTGCCGCCGTGATCGCCGACCTGGGCCACCTGGTGACGCTGCCCGCACCGGAGCTGCGTGCCGGTATGGGGGAGGTCGTCAAATGCGGATTCATCGCCGACCCGGTGATCCTGGACCGGGTGCTGGCCGAGCCGATCCCGCCGACCGCTCACTCACCGGGGATCTGCGAGTTGGTGACCCGTTCAGTGGCGGTCAAGGCCTGCGTGGTAGGGGAGGATCTAGCCGAATCCGGTCTGCGGGAGATCCTCAACTACGGGCACACCTATGCGCACGCCATCGAGAAGGTCACCGGTTACACCTGGCGGCACGGCGAGGCGGTCGCCGTTGGCTGCGTCTTTGCCGCCGAGGTCTCGCACCGGCTGGGATATCTGGATGCCGAGGCGCTGGCGCTGCACCGGCGCGCCTTTAGCGCCGCCGGCCTGCCGGTGGCATTCCCCGAAGGCGCGGATGCCTTTCAGGCACTGCACGCGGCTATGACCGCGGATAAGAAGGCGCGTGCCGGCAGGCTGCGCATGGTGCTATTGGAGGACATCACCAAACCCGTGCGCGGTGTCAGGCCCTCCCTGGAGGTGCTGCGCGCCGCCCATGAGGCGGTCACGGCAGCCCCTAAGGGGGACTCGGTCCCCGGAGGCCCGGAGTGA
- the aroC gene encoding chorismate synthase, translating into MLRWMTAGESHGEALTAVLEGVPAGVEITSAQIRAALARRRRGHGRGARQNFEADELTILGGIRHGRTLGSPIALRIGNSEWPKWSTVMSADPVPESALRKHAGTGDEREIARNLPLTRPRPGHADLAGMLKYDLPDARPVLERASARETAARVALGAVAEALLEQVAGIRLVSHVVRIGAVELPQAVPAPTAEDEQRLTDDPVRCTDPATSAAMIAEIDAARKAGDTLGGVVEVIATGVPIGLGTHVQADRRLDARLAGALMGIQAVKGVEIGDGFAEASRRGSSAHDEILGLDSGRVVRATNRAGGIEGGISNGADVRVRAAYKPISTVPRALRTVDLADGEPATGLHQRSDTTAVVPGAVIAEAMVALVLAQALLDKTGGDSLAEVRRNLAGYLAHVSERTRW; encoded by the coding sequence ATGCTGCGATGGATGACCGCCGGTGAATCCCACGGCGAGGCGCTAACCGCCGTCCTGGAAGGTGTGCCTGCGGGCGTAGAAATCACAAGCGCGCAAATCCGGGCCGCCCTGGCGCGCCGCCGCAGGGGTCACGGGCGCGGCGCCCGCCAAAACTTCGAGGCCGACGAGCTGACGATCCTCGGCGGTATACGCCACGGCCGCACCCTGGGCAGCCCCATTGCCTTGCGTATCGGCAACTCGGAGTGGCCCAAGTGGTCCACCGTCATGAGCGCCGACCCGGTCCCCGAATCCGCCCTGCGCAAGCACGCGGGCACCGGTGACGAACGCGAGATCGCCCGCAACCTGCCGCTGACCCGGCCACGTCCGGGCCATGCCGACTTAGCCGGCATGCTCAAATATGACCTCCCCGACGCCCGGCCCGTCCTGGAGCGCGCCTCCGCCCGTGAGACCGCCGCCCGGGTGGCTCTGGGCGCCGTCGCCGAGGCACTGCTGGAGCAAGTAGCCGGTATTCGTCTGGTCAGCCATGTGGTGCGCATCGGCGCCGTCGAACTGCCGCAGGCCGTGCCGGCGCCCACCGCCGAGGACGAGCAGCGGCTAACCGACGATCCGGTGCGCTGCACCGACCCCGCCACCAGCGCCGCAATGATCGCCGAGATCGACGCCGCCCGGAAGGCCGGGGACACGCTCGGTGGCGTCGTTGAGGTGATCGCCACCGGCGTGCCCATAGGCCTGGGCACCCACGTGCAGGCCGACCGTCGCCTCGATGCTCGTTTGGCCGGGGCACTGATGGGCATTCAGGCGGTCAAGGGAGTGGAGATCGGTGACGGCTTCGCCGAGGCTTCACGTCGGGGCTCGAGCGCACATGATGAGATTCTCGGATTGGATTCCGGACGGGTGGTGCGCGCCACCAACCGGGCCGGCGGCATTGAGGGAGGCATCAGCAACGGCGCCGACGTAAGGGTGCGGGCCGCCTACAAGCCCATATCCACCGTTCCCCGTGCTCTGCGCACCGTAGACCTGGCCGATGGTGAACCCGCTACCGGGCTGCATCAGCGCTCCGACACCACCGCAGTGGTCCCTGGCGCCGTGATCGCCGAGGCGATGGTGGCGTTGGTACTGGCACAGGCCCTGCTGGACAAGACCGGTGGGGACTCGCTGGCGGAGGTGCGTCGCAACCTGGCCGGCTATCTCGCTCACGTGTCCGAACGCACCCGTTGGTAA
- a CDS encoding shikimate dehydrogenase, with product MPTTSGAARHRAAVIGSPVAHSLSPVLHLAAYATLGLDDWVYERREITPAGLPDLLDEVAAPALADPIWEGLSVTMPHKQTLVPRLDVIDPLAATIGAVNTVVAQRPGRGRALLAGFNTDVAGIVGALRETRGRPGPDPCAAVPVRGVVLGSGATACSALAALAELGATDITIAARRHAGPGRALAAAHRMGLEVTALNWRPGRSDSDLEVATTAAGADIVISTLPAGAANTLAAPISTAMAGRRKVTAAILLDVVYAPWPTPLADAWRNGGGSVAPGWLMLLHQAVPQVRLITGRTPELSAMRHALMRALADRIGLNDDDAAAPSMG from the coding sequence ATGCCCACCACCTCCGGTGCCGCCCGCCACCGGGCGGCCGTCATCGGATCACCGGTTGCGCACTCACTTTCACCGGTGCTGCATCTGGCCGCCTACGCCACCCTCGGTTTGGACGACTGGGTCTATGAACGCCGTGAGATCACGCCAGCAGGCCTGCCCGACCTGCTGGATGAGGTGGCGGCGCCGGCCTTGGCCGATCCGATCTGGGAGGGGCTCAGCGTCACCATGCCGCACAAGCAGACCCTGGTGCCGCGACTGGACGTGATCGATCCGCTGGCCGCCACGATCGGGGCCGTCAACACCGTTGTCGCCCAACGTCCCGGACGGGGCCGGGCCCTGCTGGCGGGCTTCAACACCGATGTCGCCGGCATAGTTGGCGCCTTACGGGAGACCCGCGGTCGCCCCGGACCCGATCCCTGTGCCGCAGTGCCGGTACGCGGCGTCGTGCTCGGCTCCGGGGCGACCGCCTGCTCCGCGCTGGCCGCCCTGGCCGAGCTCGGCGCCACCGATATCACCATCGCCGCCCGTCGCCACGCCGGACCCGGCCGGGCCCTGGCCGCGGCCCACCGCATGGGACTGGAGGTCACCGCCTTGAACTGGCGGCCCGGTCGCTCCGATTCCGATCTCGAGGTCGCTACGACGGCGGCCGGAGCGGACATCGTCATCTCAACCCTGCCCGCGGGCGCCGCGAATACGCTGGCAGCCCCGATAAGCACCGCCATGGCCGGAAGAAGGAAGGTGACGGCGGCCATCCTGCTCGACGTCGTCTATGCGCCCTGGCCCACCCCGTTGGCGGACGCGTGGCGTAACGGTGGCGGGTCTGTGGCCCCCGGCTGGCTCATGCTGCTGCACCAGGCGGTGCCGCAGGTCAGGCTCATCACTGGCCGTACCCCCGAATTATCCGCCATGCGACACGCGCTGATGCGCGCACTGGCCGACCGCATCGGGTTGAACGACGATGACGCGGCCGCCCCGAGCATGGGATGA
- the mltG gene encoding endolytic transglycosylase MltG produces the protein MTEDDFFSAVGIEAPDAEQPQSDSRKSRRHGRQAERNRRRRKRRRHVLTALVLVLALAGVGFGGYKAISVIRSAQPAQTAISDYTGAGGDDVVVTIPDGATGADIGQILADADVVATAGAFRDAYAANSKSGNIQAGTYTLKKHMSAANAVALLLDPSSRSGHTLTVPEGATRAQVKERLMSVGGYTDAEVEQAFADTAGIGLPEAAGGDVEGWLAPSTYDIAEDASATDVVASMVSTTITRLNNAGVEEKSYGQVLTKASIIEREVFHAEYYGKVARVIENRLADTNGETGGRLEMDSTVLYGLGRSGGIPTTDEIADSANAYNTYLHAGLPPTPIGSPSEAAIQAVVDPPEGDWLYFVTVNLQTGDTLFAATHEEQKKNTEKLTAYCKDHPEVCSGASAAPTTQPTATADAE, from the coding sequence GTGACCGAGGACGACTTCTTCTCTGCCGTCGGCATTGAGGCCCCCGACGCGGAGCAACCACAGTCGGACAGCCGTAAGAGCCGGCGCCATGGCCGACAAGCCGAGCGCAACCGTCGCCGCCGCAAGCGCCGCCGGCACGTGCTCACCGCATTGGTGCTGGTGCTGGCACTGGCCGGAGTGGGCTTCGGCGGCTACAAGGCCATCAGCGTGATCAGGAGCGCCCAACCGGCTCAGACCGCTATCTCCGACTACACGGGCGCCGGCGGGGATGACGTCGTGGTCACCATTCCGGACGGTGCCACCGGAGCCGACATCGGCCAGATACTCGCCGATGCCGACGTGGTGGCCACCGCTGGGGCGTTCAGGGACGCCTACGCGGCCAACTCGAAGTCCGGCAACATACAGGCCGGCACCTACACCCTCAAGAAGCACATGTCCGCGGCCAACGCCGTTGCCCTGCTGCTGGACCCCTCCTCCCGTTCCGGCCACACCCTGACCGTGCCGGAAGGGGCCACCAGGGCACAGGTGAAGGAAAGGCTAATGAGCGTAGGCGGTTACACCGACGCCGAGGTTGAGCAGGCCTTCGCCGACACCGCCGGAATCGGGCTGCCAGAGGCCGCCGGCGGCGACGTGGAAGGGTGGCTCGCCCCCTCCACCTACGACATCGCCGAAGACGCGAGCGCAACCGACGTGGTGGCTTCCATGGTCTCCACCACGATCACACGTCTGAACAACGCCGGTGTGGAGGAGAAGAGCTACGGACAGGTGCTGACCAAGGCCTCGATTATTGAGCGGGAGGTCTTCCACGCCGAGTACTACGGGAAGGTGGCGCGGGTGATCGAGAATCGCCTGGCCGACACCAACGGGGAGACCGGGGGCAGGTTGGAGATGGACTCCACCGTCCTGTACGGGCTGGGCCGCAGTGGCGGCATTCCCACCACGGATGAGATCGCCGATTCCGCTAACGCGTACAACACCTATCTGCACGCCGGACTGCCACCGACCCCTATCGGCAGTCCCAGCGAGGCCGCCATCCAGGCGGTTGTCGATCCCCCCGAGGGCGACTGGCTGTACTTCGTCACCGTGAATCTGCAGACCGGCGACACCCTCTTCGCCGCCACCCATGAGGAGCAGAAGAAGAACACGGAGAAGCTAACCGCCTACTGCAAGGACCATCCCGAGGTCTGCTCCGGCGCTTCGGCCGCCCCCACCACCCAGCCGACCGCCACGGCGGACGCCGAGTAG
- the ruvX gene encoding Holliday junction resolvase RuvX, which produces MRSGVRLAFDVGKVRVGVARCDADAILAVPVTTLHRDRYGGDLEEAADLVADHNALEVIVGLPRNMSGGSSSSTHDARGWARRLAGMIAPVPVRLVDERMTTITAHRELHESGRREKSFRSVVDQAAAVVILEQALATERSTHAPAGEQADPIQRGRQ; this is translated from the coding sequence GTGAGGTCCGGGGTTCGGCTCGCCTTCGACGTGGGCAAGGTGCGCGTGGGCGTGGCCCGCTGCGACGCCGACGCCATCCTTGCTGTTCCCGTGACTACTTTGCACCGTGACCGTTATGGCGGCGACCTCGAGGAGGCCGCCGACCTCGTGGCCGACCATAACGCGCTTGAAGTGATCGTTGGCCTGCCTCGGAATATGAGCGGAGGTTCTTCCAGTTCTACCCACGACGCCCGCGGTTGGGCGCGCCGCCTCGCGGGGATGATCGCTCCCGTGCCGGTGCGCCTGGTGGACGAGCGAATGACCACCATCACCGCCCACAGGGAGTTGCACGAGTCGGGCAGGCGGGAGAAGAGTTTCCGAAGCGTTGTTGATCAGGCGGCCGCCGTGGTCATACTTGAACAGGCCCTCGCAACCGAGCGCTCCACCCATGCCCCGGCGGGCGAGCAGGCCGATCCCATCCAGAGAGGCAGACAGTGA
- the alaS gene encoding alanine--tRNA ligase — translation MRTSQIRSRWLDYFAANDHEIRPSVSLVSPEPSILFTVAGMVPFIPYILGTEKAPWPRAASVQKCIRTNDIDNVGRTTRHGTFFQMNGNFSFGDYFKEGAIDYAWDLLTGSREEGKYGLDGDRLWMTIWEEDKVSFDHWTRVIGVPAERVQLLPFAEISWSTGQPGPAGSCCEIHYDRGPDYGPDGGPLADTAGDRFLEIWNLVFDEFIRGEGEGHDFELVGRLDHTAIDTGLGLERLAFIMQDKPNMYEIDEVYPVIAAAEAMSGKTYGRGAVGPQAGDAYLDDVRLRVVADHVRSALMLIGDGVRPGNDGRGYVLRRLIRRAVRSMRLLGVGEATLPTLLTTSKDAMKASYPELETGWETISQVAYAEEEAFRRTLAAGTTILDTTVASAKQEAAASGRGARPIVPGKAAFELHDTYGFPIDLTLEMAAEQGVDVDESTFRTLMEEQKERARADARAKKAGHTDVRVFQDIEKQMGGGSEFLGYTESAADASVTGLLVDGVPVPAATAPAEVEVILDRTPFYAEMGGQLADHGTIRLADGGVIEVHDVQAPIAGLSVHRGTLTEGTAALGERAYAEIDTVRRLAIARAHTSTHMVYAGLRQIVSSDAAQAGSENSPARLRFDFRHGSALTGGQMDDIEALVNERVAENLPVTTEVMDLEEARASGAIALFGEKYGKQVRVVTIGDGFDRELCGGTHVPSTGHIGRIALLGEGSIGSGVRRIDALVADSAYGFQHKEHALVSQLAAMVGGRPEELPGRVESLLTRLKDAEKKLAAAEQAALAARAGQIAAAAGRTGDYLLASAALGEVGSADALRSVALDVRGRLPESEAVVVALAAEANGRPFVVVATNSAARARGARAGTLVRAAAQALGGGGGGKDDLAQGGGQDPTAIPAALAAVSAALTA, via the coding sequence ATGCGCACCTCACAGATCCGCTCCCGCTGGCTGGACTACTTCGCGGCGAACGATCACGAGATCCGCCCCTCCGTGTCCTTAGTGTCACCGGAACCCTCCATCCTGTTCACTGTGGCCGGCATGGTCCCCTTCATCCCCTACATCCTGGGCACCGAGAAGGCGCCCTGGCCGCGTGCCGCCTCGGTGCAGAAGTGCATCCGCACCAATGACATCGACAACGTCGGACGCACCACCCGCCACGGCACCTTCTTCCAGATGAACGGCAACTTCTCCTTCGGCGACTACTTCAAGGAGGGGGCTATCGACTATGCCTGGGATCTGCTGACCGGCAGCCGGGAGGAGGGCAAGTACGGCCTGGACGGCGACCGGCTGTGGATGACCATCTGGGAGGAAGATAAGGTCTCCTTCGACCACTGGACCCGGGTGATCGGCGTTCCCGCGGAACGTGTCCAGCTGCTGCCCTTTGCGGAGATCTCCTGGTCCACCGGGCAGCCCGGCCCGGCCGGCTCCTGTTGCGAGATCCACTACGACCGCGGCCCCGACTACGGCCCGGACGGCGGCCCGCTGGCGGACACGGCCGGCGACCGCTTCCTGGAGATCTGGAACCTGGTGTTCGACGAGTTCATCCGCGGTGAGGGCGAGGGCCACGACTTCGAGCTTGTCGGCAGACTCGACCACACCGCCATAGATACCGGCCTGGGCCTTGAACGTCTGGCATTCATCATGCAGGACAAGCCCAACATGTATGAGATTGACGAGGTCTACCCCGTCATCGCCGCCGCCGAAGCCATGAGCGGCAAGACCTACGGCCGCGGCGCCGTTGGGCCCCAGGCCGGCGACGCCTACCTGGACGATGTACGCCTGCGCGTGGTTGCCGACCACGTCCGCTCCGCCCTGATGCTAATCGGTGACGGCGTACGCCCCGGCAACGACGGCCGCGGCTACGTGCTGCGGCGCCTGATCCGCCGCGCGGTGCGCTCCATGCGCCTGCTCGGCGTCGGCGAGGCCACGCTGCCCACTCTGCTAACCACCTCCAAAGACGCCATGAAGGCCTCATATCCGGAGCTCGAAACTGGCTGGGAAACCATCTCCCAGGTCGCCTACGCCGAAGAGGAGGCCTTCCGCCGCACCCTGGCCGCCGGCACCACGATTCTGGATACCACCGTCGCCTCGGCTAAGCAGGAGGCCGCGGCATCGGGCCGCGGCGCCCGCCCGATCGTGCCCGGCAAAGCGGCCTTTGAGCTGCATGACACCTACGGCTTCCCGATCGACCTGACCCTGGAGATGGCCGCCGAGCAGGGTGTGGACGTTGATGAGTCCACCTTCCGCACCCTCATGGAGGAGCAGAAGGAGCGCGCCCGCGCCGACGCCCGCGCCAAAAAGGCCGGGCACACCGACGTGCGCGTTTTCCAGGACATAGAGAAGCAGATGGGCGGCGGCTCGGAGTTCCTCGGCTACACCGAGTCGGCGGCGGACGCTAGCGTCACCGGTCTGCTGGTCGACGGCGTGCCCGTCCCGGCGGCCACCGCCCCAGCGGAGGTGGAGGTCATCCTTGACCGCACCCCCTTCTACGCCGAGATGGGCGGGCAGCTGGCCGACCACGGCACCATCCGGCTGGCCGACGGCGGAGTCATTGAGGTGCACGACGTCCAGGCACCCATTGCCGGCCTGTCCGTGCACCGTGGCACACTCACCGAGGGCACAGCCGCCCTGGGTGAACGCGCCTACGCCGAGATCGACACGGTGCGGCGTCTGGCCATCGCCCGCGCGCACACCTCCACCCACATGGTTTACGCGGGTCTGCGCCAAATCGTGTCTTCCGACGCCGCCCAAGCCGGTAGTGAGAACTCTCCGGCCCGGCTGCGTTTCGACTTCCGTCACGGCTCGGCGCTAACTGGCGGGCAGATGGATGACATTGAGGCCCTGGTCAACGAGCGCGTCGCCGAGAATCTCCCGGTCACCACCGAGGTCATGGACCTGGAGGAGGCGCGGGCCTCCGGAGCAATCGCCCTGTTCGGGGAGAAGTACGGCAAGCAGGTGCGGGTGGTGACAATCGGCGACGGATTCGACCGGGAGCTGTGTGGTGGCACCCACGTGCCATCCACCGGCCACATCGGCCGCATCGCCCTGTTGGGGGAGGGGTCCATCGGTTCCGGAGTGCGCCGCATCGACGCGCTCGTAGCCGACTCGGCCTACGGCTTCCAACACAAGGAACACGCCCTTGTGTCACAGTTGGCCGCCATGGTGGGCGGGCGGCCCGAGGAGCTTCCCGGACGCGTCGAGAGTCTTTTGACTAGATTGAAGGATGCAGAGAAGAAGTTGGCCGCCGCCGAGCAGGCCGCCTTGGCCGCCCGCGCCGGGCAGATCGCGGCGGCCGCCGGCCGCACCGGCGACTACCTGCTGGCCAGCGCCGCGCTGGGTGAGGTGGGCTCAGCCGACGCCCTGCGGTCCGTGGCGCTGGACGTGCGTGGACGCCTACCCGAGTCCGAGGCGGTAGTAGTCGCTTTGGCCGCTGAGGCCAACGGTCGTCCGTTCGTCGTCGTCGCCACCAATTCAGCGGCTCGTGCCCGCGGCGCCCGAGCGGGGACACTGGTGCGCGCCGCCGCTCAGGCACTGGGTGGTGGTGGCGGCGGCAAGGACGACCTCGCCCAGGGCGGCGGTCAGGACCCCACCGCCATCCCCGCGGCCTTGGCTGCCGTCAGCGCAGCACTGACAGCCTGA
- the rpsD gene encoding 30S ribosomal protein S4 yields the protein MSSSRSRRQVRLSRALGIPLTPKAVRYFEKRPYGPGEHGRARRRTESDYAVRLKEKQRLRAQYGIREAQLQKVFEEARREKGRTGESLVELLEMRLDALVLRAGFARTIAQARQSVVHRHIMVDGEVVDRPSFRVKPGQTIQVRPRSQVMVPFQVAAAGTHRDVLPPVPDYLSVELEKLQAQLVRRPQRDEVPVTCDVQMVVEYYSR from the coding sequence ATGAGCTCTTCACGTTCCCGCCGCCAGGTGCGTCTCTCACGCGCCCTCGGCATCCCGCTGACCCCCAAGGCCGTGCGCTACTTCGAGAAGCGCCCCTATGGTCCGGGCGAACACGGCCGCGCCCGCCGTCGCACCGAGTCCGACTACGCGGTCCGGCTCAAGGAGAAGCAGCGCCTGCGTGCCCAGTACGGCATCCGTGAAGCCCAGCTGCAGAAGGTCTTCGAGGAGGCCCGTCGCGAGAAGGGCAGGACCGGCGAGTCCCTGGTGGAGCTGCTGGAGATGCGTCTGGACGCCCTGGTGCTGCGAGCCGGCTTCGCCCGTACCATCGCTCAGGCCCGTCAGAGCGTCGTCCACCGGCACATCATGGTTGACGGAGAGGTCGTCGACCGCCCCTCCTTCCGCGTCAAGCCTGGCCAGACCATCCAGGTGCGGCCCCGTTCTCAGGTGATGGTGCCCTTCCAGGTGGCTGCGGCCGGCACCCATCGCGACGTGCTGCCGCCGGTACCCGATTATCTGAGCGTGGAGCTTGAGAAGCTGCAGGCCCAGCTGGTGCGTCGGCCCCAGCGCGACGAGGTACCGGTCACCTGCGACGTGCAGATGGTCGTCGAGTACTACTCGCGCTGA
- a CDS encoding sulfite exporter TauE/SafE family protein, with protein MSKIPDGEEPGFNDSRSGSAAQPSARRWPAIIAIGLGAGFLAGLFGVGGGLVLVPALVAFAGMDQRRASATSLIAIVPTSIVGAVSYAVQGQVSPVAAVLLMTGSLTGAQIGVRLLHTLPGRVLPWFFVGFVLLVIVSQQIMTPVRDAELTLTLISGAALVGVGMAAGVMSGLVGVGGGAVIVPGTQLALGIGDLLARGTSLVVILPTALSGSITNLRHGVADIRVGVAVGIASATASPLGSVTAGAVSPRTGSVLFNLFLVYVIISTLLRTRRHAPDP; from the coding sequence GTGAGCAAGATCCCCGACGGCGAAGAACCTGGGTTCAACGACTCCAGGTCGGGTTCTGCGGCGCAGCCGTCCGCACGACGCTGGCCGGCGATCATCGCCATAGGGCTTGGCGCTGGCTTCCTGGCCGGCCTGTTCGGCGTCGGTGGCGGGCTGGTACTCGTGCCGGCCCTGGTTGCCTTCGCCGGCATGGACCAACGCCGTGCCTCCGCTACCTCACTGATCGCCATTGTGCCCACCTCGATTGTCGGTGCCGTCTCGTACGCAGTCCAGGGGCAGGTGTCGCCGGTCGCTGCCGTACTCCTGATGACCGGCTCGCTGACCGGTGCTCAGATCGGAGTCCGGCTGCTACACACCCTGCCGGGACGTGTACTGCCCTGGTTCTTCGTGGGGTTCGTCCTGCTCGTGATCGTCTCGCAGCAAATCATGACGCCCGTGCGTGATGCTGAGCTGACACTTACCCTCATCAGCGGTGCCGCGCTGGTCGGCGTCGGTATGGCTGCCGGAGTAATGTCGGGGCTGGTGGGCGTGGGCGGCGGAGCCGTCATCGTGCCAGGCACCCAGCTGGCCCTCGGCATCGGCGACCTATTGGCCCGTGGCACCTCCCTGGTGGTGATCCTACCCACGGCTCTGTCCGGCTCGATCACCAACCTGCGCCACGGCGTCGCCGATATCCGGGTGGGAGTGGCGGTGGGCATCGCCTCGGCTACCGCGTCCCCGCTGGGCAGCGTGACAGCGGGTGCCGTGAGCCCTCGCACCGGTTCCGTACTGTTTAACTTGTTTCTGGTCTATGTGATCATCTCCACGCTGCTGCGTACCCGCCGACATGCTCCAGACCCGTGA